One Alkalicoccus halolimnae DNA segment encodes these proteins:
- the ruvA gene encoding Holliday junction branch migration protein RuvA — MIECLTGKVVHLEADTIVLEAAGVGYLIHCGNPYRYEENREKTVTVYTYQHVREDAIKLYGFSHREERRLFEKLLQVSGIGPKGALAIVGSEQPKMVVQAIEEENERFLTKFPGVGKKTAGQIILDLKGKVGEIIPTLAEGLFAPETEEKTSSQTSLTEALEALRALGYTEKEIKKVTPVLKKEERSTDEYIKLALKEMLKG, encoded by the coding sequence GTGATAGAATGTTTAACAGGAAAAGTCGTACATCTGGAAGCAGACACGATCGTTTTGGAAGCAGCCGGAGTAGGCTACCTGATTCACTGCGGAAATCCTTACAGATATGAAGAAAACAGAGAAAAAACAGTTACTGTTTATACATACCAGCACGTTAGAGAAGACGCGATTAAACTGTATGGATTCTCCCACCGGGAAGAGCGGCGGCTTTTTGAAAAACTGCTGCAGGTTTCCGGAATAGGACCGAAAGGGGCACTTGCAATTGTTGGTTCAGAGCAGCCTAAAATGGTTGTGCAGGCAATAGAAGAGGAAAACGAAAGATTTCTGACTAAATTTCCTGGAGTCGGGAAAAAGACCGCGGGTCAGATTATTCTCGATTTAAAAGGAAAAGTCGGAGAAATTATCCCGACACTTGCAGAAGGTCTGTTTGCTCCAGAGACCGAAGAGAAAACTTCTTCCCAGACTTCTTTGACAGAAGCATTGGAAGCACTTCGGGCACTGGGTTATACGGAAAAAGAAATCAAAAAAGTTACTCCTGTACTTAAAAAGGAAGAACGATCTACAGACGAATACATTAAGCTTGCTTTGAAAGAAATGCTTAAAGGCTGA
- the ruvB gene encoding Holliday junction branch migration DNA helicase RuvB produces MEERMVSGEIHNEELSDEFSLRPQSLSQYIGQSTVKENLQVFIEAATMREESLDHVLLYGPPGLGKTTLAMIIANEMGVQLRTTSGPAVERPGDLAAILTALEPGDVLFIDEIHRLPRAVEEVLYPAMEDFFLDIVIGKGPSARSVKLDLPPFTLVGATTRAGMLSAPLRDRFGVMSRLEYYTEEELREIVLRTAEVLDVEIHQEASVEVARRSRGTPRIANRLLRRIRDFAQVKGDGSISSSITNEALDLLQVDKLGLDEIDHKLLRAMMDRFRGGPVGLDTIAATVGEESHTIEDVYEPYLLQIGFLQRTPRGRIATPSAYHHFQVEVPR; encoded by the coding sequence ATGGAAGAACGAATGGTCAGTGGAGAAATTCACAATGAAGAACTCAGCGATGAATTCAGTCTCCGCCCTCAATCATTAAGTCAATACATCGGGCAGTCCACGGTAAAAGAAAATCTGCAGGTGTTTATTGAAGCGGCAACTATGAGAGAAGAAAGTCTTGATCATGTGCTTCTGTACGGACCTCCTGGACTCGGAAAAACCACACTGGCGATGATCATAGCTAATGAAATGGGAGTTCAGCTGCGCACAACTTCCGGTCCTGCGGTTGAACGTCCAGGAGACCTTGCTGCTATATTGACTGCACTCGAACCAGGGGATGTATTGTTTATTGACGAAATTCACCGTCTGCCGAGAGCGGTGGAAGAAGTTTTATATCCGGCAATGGAAGATTTCTTTTTGGATATCGTTATTGGCAAAGGGCCTTCTGCGAGGTCTGTTAAGCTTGATCTTCCGCCATTTACTCTCGTCGGAGCAACTACACGGGCAGGGATGTTATCAGCCCCGCTGCGCGATCGTTTCGGAGTGATGAGCAGACTCGAATATTATACTGAAGAAGAACTTAGGGAAATTGTGCTGCGGACTGCGGAAGTTCTGGATGTGGAAATTCACCAGGAAGCTTCAGTTGAAGTAGCCCGCCGATCGAGAGGGACTCCCAGGATCGCCAACAGACTTTTACGGCGCATCCGTGATTTTGCCCAGGTAAAAGGAGATGGAAGTATTTCTTCTTCGATTACGAATGAAGCCCTGGATCTGCTCCAGGTGGATAAACTTGGACTCGATGAAATTGATCATAAACTGCTGAGGGCGATGATGGACAGGTTCCGCGGCGGCCCTGTAGGTCTGGACACAATTGCTGCTACTGTTGGAGAAGAATCGCATACTATTGAGGATGTCTATGAACCGTACCTGCTTCAAATTGGGTTCCTGCAGCGGACGCCGAGGGGGAGAATAGCTACGCCTTCCGCTTATCATCATTTTCAGGTGGAGGTGCCGAGATAA
- a CDS encoding DUF2905 domain-containing protein, which yields MSIPKLLIVSGIVLIATGLIWQLGGRFLPLGRLPGDIVIERGNSTIYFPIMTSIVISIVLSLIFMFIRK from the coding sequence ATGTCTATCCCGAAGCTTTTAATTGTATCGGGCATCGTTTTAATTGCCACAGGCTTGATCTGGCAGCTGGGCGGCCGGTTTCTGCCATTGGGAAGACTCCCGGGGGATATCGTAATTGAGCGTGGGAACTCAACTATTTACTTCCCTATTATGACTTCTATTGTTATTAGTATAGTGCTCTCATTGATATTTATGTTTATACGGAAATAA
- the queA gene encoding tRNA preQ1(34) S-adenosylmethionine ribosyltransferase-isomerase QueA: MDVSQFDYTLPESLIAQTPLSDREASRMLVLDRNSGERGHHYFHELTKHLRAGDTLVLNNTKVIPARLYGMKQETGAKIEVLLLKEEPGYIWEALVKPAKRIKKGTFIDFGEGLLRAQCTEVLPDGRRKLAFQFEGIFTEILDQLGEMPLPPYIQEQLEEKDRYQTVFAKHRGSAAAPTAGLHFTETMIEKLEKQGVSIVYLTLHVGLGTFRPVSVDEVESHTMHAEFYNLPEETAGILNRTKENGGRIVAVGTTSARTLETITRDNNGSFTGASGWTDIFIYPGFTFRAIDGLLTNFHLPKSTLVMLVSAFAGRESVLKAYEEAVEKKYRFFSFGDAMLII, translated from the coding sequence ATGGACGTGTCACAATTTGATTATACACTTCCTGAAAGCCTGATAGCGCAGACACCGCTGTCAGACCGGGAGGCTTCCCGCATGCTTGTATTGGACCGGAACAGCGGAGAAAGGGGCCATCACTACTTTCACGAGTTAACAAAACATCTCCGCGCAGGGGATACGCTCGTACTGAATAATACGAAAGTGATTCCTGCCAGATTATATGGAATGAAACAGGAGACCGGCGCAAAAATCGAAGTACTCCTGTTGAAAGAGGAGCCGGGCTACATCTGGGAAGCGCTTGTTAAACCGGCTAAAAGGATTAAAAAAGGAACGTTTATCGATTTTGGAGAGGGGCTGCTCCGGGCTCAGTGCACCGAAGTGCTGCCTGACGGGCGCCGGAAGCTTGCTTTTCAATTCGAAGGAATTTTCACCGAGATTCTTGACCAGCTCGGGGAAATGCCTCTGCCTCCTTATATTCAGGAACAGCTGGAAGAAAAAGACCGGTATCAGACTGTTTTTGCTAAGCACCGCGGATCTGCTGCTGCTCCGACGGCAGGACTTCACTTCACGGAAACGATGATTGAAAAGCTGGAGAAACAGGGAGTGTCAATCGTTTATCTTACGCTGCACGTTGGTCTCGGAACATTTCGTCCGGTTTCTGTAGATGAGGTGGAGAGTCACACCATGCACGCTGAGTTTTATAATCTTCCTGAAGAAACAGCTGGTATATTAAACCGTACGAAGGAAAACGGAGGCAGAATTGTCGCTGTTGGAACGACGTCTGCAAGAACCCTTGAAACGATTACAAGAGATAACAACGGTTCCTTTACAGGAGCTTCCGGATGGACGGATATTTTCATTTATCCGGGCTTTACCTTTCGGGCTATAGACGGACTTTTAACAAATTTCCACTTGCCGAAGTCGACACTGGTTATGCTCGTAAGTGCCTTTGCAGGCAGGGAATCAGTCCTGAAGGCTTATGAAGAAGCGGTGGAAAAAAAATATCGTTTCTTCAGCTTTGGCGATGCCATGCTGATAATTTAA
- the tgt gene encoding tRNA guanosine(34) transglycosylase Tgt, with protein sequence MPAVTYEHIKTCKQSGARLGIVHTPHGSFETPMFMPVGTLATVKTMSPDELIEMNAQIILSNTYHLWLRPGEDIIKEAGGLHKFMNWDRPILTDSGGFQVFSLSDLRNISEDGVEFRNHLSGEKLFLTPEKSMQIQNDLGPDIMMAFDECPPYPAEFDYMKASVERTSRWAERCLEAHGRPQDQGLFGIVQGGEYPELRKQSAEDLVSLDFPGYAIGGLSVGEPKDVMNQVLEETMPFLPADKPRYLMGVGSADSLIDGAIRGVDMFDCVLPTRIARNGTLMTSSGRLVVRNAKFARDFRPLDENCSCSVCRNYSRAYIRHLIKSNEMLGLRLCSYHNLYFLLQLMENVREAIRQDRLLDYREEFFEAYGFNKPNAKNF encoded by the coding sequence ATGCCAGCAGTAACGTATGAACATATTAAAACATGTAAACAGTCCGGTGCGAGGCTTGGGATCGTTCACACCCCTCACGGTTCATTTGAGACGCCGATGTTTATGCCGGTGGGCACCCTTGCTACAGTAAAAACGATGAGTCCGGATGAATTAATCGAAATGAATGCCCAGATAATATTAAGCAACACATACCACCTGTGGCTGCGCCCCGGAGAAGATATTATCAAAGAAGCCGGCGGACTGCATAAATTTATGAACTGGGACCGGCCGATACTGACTGATTCCGGCGGATTTCAGGTCTTCAGCCTCAGTGATTTACGAAATATCAGTGAAGATGGAGTAGAATTCAGAAATCATTTAAGCGGAGAAAAGCTGTTTCTTACTCCTGAAAAATCGATGCAGATCCAAAATGATCTGGGACCTGATATTATGATGGCGTTTGATGAATGTCCTCCTTATCCAGCGGAATTCGACTACATGAAAGCTTCAGTAGAACGTACGAGCCGATGGGCTGAGAGATGTCTGGAAGCTCATGGAAGACCACAGGATCAGGGTTTGTTTGGTATTGTACAGGGCGGCGAGTACCCGGAGCTTCGAAAGCAGAGTGCGGAAGACCTTGTATCGCTGGATTTTCCCGGTTATGCTATAGGCGGCCTTTCAGTTGGAGAACCGAAAGACGTTATGAATCAGGTTCTTGAAGAAACTATGCCATTTCTGCCCGCTGATAAACCCCGTTATCTAATGGGAGTAGGATCAGCGGATTCGCTGATTGACGGTGCCATCCGCGGTGTCGATATGTTTGATTGTGTCCTTCCTACCCGTATTGCCCGGAACGGGACGCTTATGACAAGCAGCGGCCGGCTCGTAGTTCGTAATGCTAAATTCGCAAGAGATTTCAGACCTCTTGATGAGAACTGCAGCTGCAGTGTCTGTCGTAATTACTCAAGAGCCTATATCCGTCATTTGATAAAAAGCAACGAAATGTTAGGACTGCGGCTATGTTCGTATCATAACCTTTATTTCCTGCTGCAGCTTATGGAAAACGTAAGGGAAGCTATTCGTCAGGACAGGCTTCTGGATTACCGGGAAGAGTTTTTTGAAGCATATGGTTTCAATAAACCTAATGCGAAAAATTTCTGA
- the yajC gene encoding preprotein translocase subunit YajC yields MDLFGALIPLILMFAIFYFLLIRPQQKRQKKVQQMHANLQKGDKVITIGGMHGTIDAIDENRVIVDVDGHNKLTFDRQAIREVTNLD; encoded by the coding sequence TTGGATTTATTTGGAGCGTTAATTCCACTTATTTTGATGTTTGCGATTTTTTATTTTCTGTTGATACGACCGCAGCAAAAGCGGCAGAAAAAAGTTCAGCAGATGCATGCGAACCTTCAAAAGGGAGATAAGGTCATTACTATCGGCGGAATGCACGGGACGATCGATGCTATCGATGAAAATCGTGTAATCGTAGATGTTGATGGACATAATAAACTTACGTTTGACCGTCAGGCAATTCGTGAAGTTACGAATCTGGACTGA
- a CDS encoding DUF368 domain-containing protein — protein MHWKNLYRGFLMGICDIIPGVSGGTMALVLGIYENFIQAISGFFSREWKKHIGFLIPLGVGMITAIIAFANIIAFLLDNYAQETNFMFTGLLVGVLPLLFKHSHFKTSFKPMHAVLILTMAALALSVGLAADSAGAEALQVTSSNAWMFFLAGWIASMAMLLPGVSGAFVLLLFGVYQTATNALSITNPDFIVIALVGSGVILGFILSSKGIKYLFKNFPSYTYAGIIGLIIGAVFTIYPGLSNGNLFLSSLTFAAGVAIAYVLGMKEK, from the coding sequence GTGCATTGGAAAAATTTATACCGTGGTTTCTTAATGGGAATATGCGATATTATTCCTGGAGTGAGCGGAGGAACGATGGCACTGGTTTTAGGAATATATGAAAATTTTATACAGGCAATCAGTGGGTTTTTCAGCCGGGAATGGAAAAAGCATATAGGTTTTCTAATTCCACTCGGTGTTGGAATGATTACAGCAATTATTGCATTTGCTAATATTATTGCTTTCCTGCTCGATAATTATGCGCAGGAAACGAATTTTATGTTTACAGGACTTCTTGTTGGTGTACTTCCTCTTCTGTTTAAACACTCACATTTTAAAACATCATTTAAACCAATGCACGCCGTTCTTATACTGACGATGGCGGCTCTCGCTCTATCCGTAGGGCTTGCAGCCGATTCAGCCGGAGCCGAAGCTCTGCAGGTGACGTCATCTAATGCATGGATGTTTTTTCTTGCAGGCTGGATCGCCAGCATGGCCATGCTTCTTCCTGGAGTAAGCGGGGCGTTTGTGCTCCTGCTATTTGGAGTTTACCAGACGGCAACAAATGCCTTATCTATAACTAACCCGGACTTCATCGTTATAGCTCTCGTAGGTTCCGGCGTTATCCTTGGTTTTATATTAAGCAGCAAAGGTATAAAATATTTGTTTAAAAATTTTCCATCCTATACGTACGCAGGAATTATCGGTCTAATCATAGGAGCTGTTTTTACTATTTATCCCGGTCTTTCCAACGGGAACTTGTTCCTAAGTTCACTTACGTTTGCAGCTGGCGTTGCTATCGCATACGTATTAGGAATGAAAGAAAAGTAA
- the secD gene encoding protein translocase subunit SecD encodes MASNLMDNVEDVSLGLDLQGGFEVLYEVQPLEEEGDTEINRELLTDTVSALNARIDVLGVSEPNISIEGDDRIRVQLAGVEDQEQARELLSTQARLEFRDVNDELMMDGSDLVEGGARQNFHGETNEPIVSVTVDDGSLFEEITRDISSRPPEERQLVIWLDYEEGDSFEEEIMKEDSKIVSAPRVDEIIPSRDVMISGNFTVESAQDLAGILNAGALPVELEELSLNSVGAQLGEQSMDLAVNAGFVGIALIFAYMLFYYRFMGAIAVLTLSAYIYLVLVIFNWLNAVLTLPGIAALILGVGMAVDANIITFERIKDELRSGKTVMSAFKAGGRRSLSTIMDANITTILAASVLFYFGTSAVQGFAVMLIVSILTSFLTAVFGARLLLGLWVNSRILNKKNRLFGVKESEINEL; translated from the coding sequence ATGGCTTCAAATTTAATGGATAATGTAGAAGACGTTAGTTTAGGGCTGGATCTACAAGGCGGATTTGAAGTACTTTATGAAGTTCAACCTCTGGAAGAAGAAGGGGATACGGAAATTAATAGAGAACTGTTAACGGATACAGTCAGTGCTCTCAATGCGAGAATCGATGTACTGGGAGTATCCGAACCGAACATCAGCATCGAAGGTGATGATCGAATTCGTGTGCAGCTGGCCGGTGTTGAGGATCAGGAACAGGCGAGAGAACTTCTGTCAACACAGGCGAGACTGGAGTTTCGAGATGTTAATGACGAACTGATGATGGATGGATCCGATCTGGTTGAGGGCGGTGCGCGTCAAAATTTTCATGGGGAAACGAATGAACCGATTGTCTCTGTAACGGTAGACGATGGAAGTTTGTTTGAAGAGATTACCCGTGATATCAGCAGCCGGCCTCCGGAAGAGAGACAGCTTGTCATATGGCTTGATTACGAGGAAGGAGACTCTTTTGAAGAAGAAATCATGAAAGAGGATTCGAAAATTGTTTCAGCTCCACGTGTAGATGAAATTATTCCTTCGAGAGATGTGATGATATCCGGAAACTTTACTGTAGAATCTGCACAGGACCTTGCCGGGATTTTGAACGCCGGTGCACTGCCGGTGGAACTTGAAGAACTGTCCTTAAATTCTGTAGGGGCGCAGCTTGGTGAACAGTCGATGGATTTGGCAGTCAATGCCGGATTTGTCGGGATTGCTCTCATATTCGCCTACATGCTCTTTTACTATAGATTTATGGGAGCAATAGCTGTTCTGACTTTATCTGCTTATATCTATCTGGTATTAGTGATATTTAACTGGCTGAATGCCGTGCTCACTCTACCTGGTATTGCTGCCCTGATTCTCGGGGTAGGGATGGCAGTTGATGCCAACATTATAACTTTCGAACGGATCAAGGATGAACTTCGTTCCGGGAAAACTGTAATGAGTGCTTTCAAAGCAGGCGGGAGGCGGTCTTTATCAACTATTATGGACGCTAACATAACAACAATACTGGCAGCATCCGTCCTGTTTTATTTCGGAACGAGTGCTGTACAGGGCTTTGCAGTGATGCTTATTGTTAGCATTCTTACGAGCTTTTTAACTGCTGTATTTGGTGCAAGACTTCTTCTGGGACTCTGGGTGAACAGCCGTATACTGAATAAGAAAAATCGTCTATTCGGTGTGAAGGAGAGTGAAATCAATGAACTTTGA
- the secF gene encoding protein translocase subunit SecF has translation MNFEKSKYKLDFVKHRKKFFIFSAAFIAAGIVLLSTLGLNLGIDFESGTTVEILAEEEVTAGEIEEEFSEIGYEPDDVVLAGDNNDIARASFIGGLSQEESLEIQSHFEEMYGSTPNVSTITPIVGEELAQNAIISVLIASVGIIIYVTIRFELLYGISAIVALFHDALFILIVFSILQLEINIPFIAAVLTIIGYSINDTIVTFDRIRENMKREETVETFEDISRIVNKSLIQTLARSINTVLTVVFAAGALLVLGGEGLRVFSLALVVGLVAGTYSSLFIAAQLWAVLKSKQMHRRRLRLEKKEEEEIEKA, from the coding sequence ATGAACTTTGAAAAAAGTAAATACAAACTCGATTTTGTCAAACACCGAAAGAAGTTTTTTATATTCTCAGCTGCATTCATCGCCGCCGGTATCGTATTACTTTCCACTTTGGGACTTAACCTCGGTATTGATTTTGAAAGTGGTACTACAGTAGAAATATTGGCAGAAGAAGAGGTTACAGCAGGGGAAATTGAAGAAGAATTTTCTGAAATAGGATATGAACCGGACGACGTGGTACTTGCTGGTGACAATAATGATATTGCCAGAGCCTCGTTCATAGGAGGGTTATCCCAGGAAGAATCCCTGGAGATTCAATCGCATTTTGAAGAAATGTATGGTTCGACTCCTAATGTTAGTACAATTACTCCTATTGTAGGTGAGGAACTGGCGCAGAATGCCATTATCTCTGTGCTGATTGCTTCTGTTGGTATAATTATATACGTAACGATCCGTTTTGAACTTCTGTACGGAATTTCTGCAATCGTGGCTCTCTTTCACGATGCTTTGTTTATTCTTATTGTTTTCAGCATTTTACAATTGGAAATCAATATACCGTTCATAGCTGCGGTTCTTACGATTATAGGTTATTCTATTAACGATACGATTGTTACCTTCGACCGCATAAGAGAGAATATGAAGCGTGAAGAAACGGTAGAAACGTTTGAAGATATTTCACGAATAGTCAATAAAAGTCTGATTCAGACATTGGCAAGGTCGATTAACACTGTGCTGACAGTAGTGTTTGCAGCCGGAGCTCTGCTGGTGCTTGGCGGTGAGGGGCTGAGAGTTTTCTCACTGGCTCTTGTTGTCGGTCTGGTAGCCGGGACTTATTCGTCTTTATTTATAGCAGCCCAGCTTTGGGCAGTTTTAAAATCAAAACAGATGCATCGACGTCGTCTGCGTCTGGAAAAGAAAGAAGAAGAGGAAATCGAAAAGGCATAA
- a CDS encoding cation diffusion facilitator family transporter, whose translation MSSEGAARYKKVQMGAWIGIAGNVILAVIKGIVGLAADSRALVADALHSASDVVSSTAVLIGVRAAQQPPDDDHPYGHGKAETVTAIIVAVLLIVVGVEIAINAAGAMFTPLSVPGIWAVYASLFSIGLKELMFQYKYRLGKKYKSSALIADAWHHRSDVFSSLAVLIGVGAAIAGTAAGIEAAVYLDPLASILVALLIMRMGWHIGSEAVHTTLDHVLHEEDSSWMIEAADSVDGVMQIDELLAREHGHYVIVDIKISVDPFITVEDGHTIGKKVKRELMQYGYVHDVRVHINPFSEEEKL comes from the coding sequence ATGTCATCAGAAGGAGCAGCTCGTTATAAAAAAGTGCAGATGGGTGCCTGGATCGGTATAGCCGGGAACGTTATCCTGGCGGTGATAAAAGGGATTGTTGGTCTTGCGGCAGACAGCAGGGCTCTTGTAGCGGACGCTCTTCATTCCGCATCAGACGTTGTCAGCTCGACTGCCGTCCTGATTGGAGTAAGAGCGGCCCAGCAGCCTCCGGATGATGATCATCCCTACGGTCATGGCAAGGCAGAAACAGTGACGGCGATTATCGTAGCTGTCCTCCTAATTGTCGTGGGAGTAGAAATTGCTATAAATGCAGCGGGAGCTATGTTCACTCCTTTATCTGTTCCTGGTATATGGGCTGTTTATGCATCGTTATTCTCCATAGGTTTAAAAGAATTAATGTTTCAATATAAGTATAGATTGGGTAAAAAATACAAGAGTAGTGCTTTAATCGCCGACGCATGGCATCACCGGTCTGACGTATTTTCGTCCCTGGCTGTGCTGATCGGTGTAGGAGCTGCAATTGCAGGAACGGCTGCCGGTATTGAAGCCGCGGTTTACCTGGATCCTCTGGCCAGCATTCTAGTTGCTCTGCTTATTATGCGTATGGGCTGGCATATCGGCAGTGAAGCCGTTCATACAACGCTTGACCACGTACTTCACGAGGAAGACAGCAGCTGGATGATTGAGGCAGCTGACAGTGTGGACGGGGTTATGCAGATTGACGAACTTCTTGCGAGAGAACACGGTCATTATGTAATTGTAGATATTAAAATATCTGTCGACCCTTTTATTACTGTGGAAGATGGTCACACCATCGGTAAAAAGGTAAAAAGAGAATTGATGCAATACGGGTATGTCCACGATGTTCGTGTTCATATAAATCCATTTTCTGAGGAGGAAAAGTTATGA
- a CDS encoding LapA family protein — translation MKGQWGLIGGLIIILIISVFAVVNVDPVEVNYLFGQSEWPLVLVIIGSALMGGLIVGLVGIYRVFRLQQEVKRLGGKEPEPHAENAGTSQKKDEKEKPDKHNLTRSKKD, via the coding sequence ATGAAAGGCCAGTGGGGATTGATTGGCGGATTAATTATAATATTGATAATCTCTGTATTTGCTGTAGTAAACGTCGATCCAGTTGAGGTAAATTATTTGTTTGGGCAAAGTGAGTGGCCACTGGTACTCGTAATAATCGGATCTGCGCTTATGGGAGGATTAATCGTTGGTCTTGTAGGAATCTACAGAGTGTTCCGTCTGCAGCAGGAAGTTAAACGTCTCGGTGGTAAAGAACCGGAACCACATGCTGAAAATGCAGGGACTTCACAAAAAAAAGATGAAAAAGAAAAGCCGGATAAACACAATTTGACACGCAGTAAAAAAGATTAA